From the genome of Malus domestica chromosome 04, GDT2T_hap1, one region includes:
- the LOC103434059 gene encoding shikimate O-hydroxycinnamoyltransferase-like, protein MAENVMKVSVRDSTMVKPVEEMPQAHREHRGCPTWTWSNFFDPAVLKHALSKALVLFYPLVGRLKQNGGRLEIDCNAEGVLFVVAETTSVDLDYLGDFAPTDEFNNLIPSVDSSVGLSSYPLLVLQVTHFKCGGVAVGVGVPHCVADGVSIELVAKWPTFG, encoded by the exons atGGCGGAGAATGTCATGAAGGTGAGCGTGAGGGATTCAACGATGGTGAAGCCGGTGGAGGAGATGCCACAGGCCCACAGAGAGCATCGTGGTTGTCCAACTTGGACCTG GTCAAACTTCTTTGACCCGGCGGTGCTAAAGCACGCGCTATCCAAGGCCCTCGTGCTCTTCTACCCTTTGGTTGGCCGTCTCAAGCAAAACGGGGGCCGTTTGGAGATCGATTGCAATGCGGAGGGCGTGCTGTTTGTTGTGGCGGAGACCACCTCTGTTGACCTTGATTACTTAGGCGACTTTGCACCCACTGACGAGTTCAACAATCTCATTCCCTCTGTTGATAGTTCCGTTGGCCTTTCCTCTTATCCCCTCCTGGTGTTGCAG GTCACACACTTCAAATGCGGTGGAGTGGCAGTTGGTGTTGGTGTACCACATTGCGTAGCTGACGGAGTTTCTATTGAAttagtggccaagtggccaacgTTTggctaa